One region of Glutamicibacter sp. B1 genomic DNA includes:
- a CDS encoding HAAS signaling domain-containing protein, which translates to MKTYLPRAARNYVVQLSRALDFLSEQERKQVLEQTREEIHRLPGGGRRKRELISALGEPATRARKFERTEPEELEVSSGKHFLTRILAWPICALALMTVVVVLFAPPQQELISSQGLGQLLTPVGGWLAALEETIGSQLIWLAFIPVVFSLLPLWLQGAVGMTLQILGAVVMTAVCLGGGILPLYFVPVTILLWAQVFTPLLMMRGSMARPGSGWLVTASVILIAALAFTTYQGLASFTGAQWLVLAPGVVLVVLAALLPTRWKAAHISLVAAGFLVMVAGFIAALPGTYNALLLWPWLAGGLSFAVGHLAVAAGLWHERARKLLALF; encoded by the coding sequence ATGAAGACTTACCTGCCGCGCGCTGCCCGGAATTATGTGGTGCAGTTGTCACGTGCCTTGGATTTTCTCTCTGAGCAGGAACGCAAACAGGTTCTTGAACAAACACGCGAGGAAATTCATCGACTGCCAGGCGGGGGACGCCGCAAACGTGAACTGATCAGCGCGCTGGGGGAACCGGCGACTCGGGCTCGCAAATTTGAACGGACAGAACCCGAAGAGCTAGAAGTCAGTAGCGGGAAGCATTTTCTGACACGGATCTTAGCCTGGCCCATTTGCGCGCTCGCGTTAATGACGGTAGTTGTTGTGCTCTTTGCTCCACCACAACAAGAGCTGATCTCCTCCCAAGGGCTAGGCCAACTACTGACGCCCGTTGGTGGATGGCTCGCGGCGCTAGAGGAAACCATTGGAAGCCAGCTGATCTGGCTTGCCTTCATCCCGGTAGTTTTCAGTTTGTTACCACTATGGCTCCAAGGCGCCGTGGGCATGACCCTTCAAATTCTGGGTGCCGTGGTCATGACCGCAGTATGTCTCGGAGGTGGCATCCTTCCGCTGTACTTCGTCCCGGTCACCATCTTGTTGTGGGCTCAGGTATTCACGCCGTTATTGATGATGCGTGGTTCGATGGCACGTCCTGGCTCTGGCTGGTTGGTCACCGCATCGGTCATCCTCATTGCAGCACTTGCCTTCACCACCTATCAAGGACTGGCAAGCTTCACCGGTGCCCAGTGGCTTGTTCTAGCGCCCGGGGTAGTGTTGGTGGTCTTAGCTGCTCTGCTTCCTACTCGTTGGAAAGCTGCTCACATCTCGCTAGTCGCAGCAGGGTTTTTGGTGATGGTGGCCGGATTTATCGCGGCGCTGCCCGGAACATACAATGCCTTGTTATTGTGGCCGTGGTTGGCAGGCGGCCTGTCATTCGCAGTGGGACACCTAGCCGTGGCGGCGGGTCTATGGCATGAACGGGCCAGAAAGCTTCTCGCATTGTTTTAG
- a CDS encoding sugar ABC transporter substrate-binding protein, which yields MKVNTRPWLLGGALTAIAALSLTACGGSGSAETSSSPATEQSSPAAASGGELTVWVDANREPVLKEAAADFEKQSGVKVNLVIKDFSKIQEDFLRQVPTGKGPDITIGAHDWLGNLVNNGVVQPVELGDKASDFQDVSINAMSYEGSTYGVPYATENLALLRNADLVDEAPKTFDDMIKAGKEADTEFPFLVQVTDVGDPFHAYPFQTSFGAPVFGTDDTGAYDATDLQIGNEGGVEFAKWLAEQGDAGTLKTSIDGDIAKEKFVSGDSPFLLTGPWNVEAVEKAKINLAIDPIPSAGGEQAQPFVAVQGFFVSSKTENLLAATEFLTNYIGTEQVQTDLYEVGNRPPANKAAFEAAKSDEVIASFGEVGASGVPMPNIPEMAAVWEFWGVAEAEIIDGKADPTKRWKQMTEDIEKAISK from the coding sequence ATGAAGGTGAATACACGCCCCTGGCTTCTTGGCGGAGCATTGACGGCCATCGCAGCCCTGTCTCTGACCGCCTGCGGTGGGTCCGGATCTGCCGAAACCTCCTCCAGCCCGGCGACCGAGCAGTCCTCTCCAGCTGCAGCATCTGGCGGTGAGCTCACCGTGTGGGTAGACGCCAACCGCGAACCCGTACTGAAGGAAGCCGCTGCAGATTTCGAAAAGCAGTCCGGCGTCAAGGTCAACCTGGTCATCAAGGACTTCTCCAAGATTCAGGAAGACTTCCTGCGCCAGGTACCCACCGGCAAGGGCCCAGACATCACCATTGGTGCCCACGACTGGTTGGGCAACCTGGTGAACAACGGTGTGGTTCAGCCAGTTGAACTCGGCGATAAAGCATCAGACTTCCAAGACGTTTCCATCAACGCCATGAGCTACGAGGGGAGCACCTACGGAGTCCCATACGCCACCGAAAACCTTGCCCTGCTGCGTAACGCAGATCTAGTGGACGAAGCACCAAAAACTTTCGACGACATGATCAAGGCAGGCAAGGAAGCTGACACCGAGTTCCCATTCCTGGTACAGGTCACCGATGTGGGCGACCCGTTCCACGCCTACCCATTCCAGACCTCATTCGGCGCACCGGTCTTTGGCACCGATGACACCGGAGCCTATGACGCAACCGACCTGCAGATTGGTAACGAAGGTGGCGTGGAATTCGCTAAGTGGCTGGCTGAACAAGGTGATGCTGGAACCCTGAAGACCAGCATCGATGGAGACATCGCTAAAGAGAAATTCGTCTCCGGTGATTCACCATTCCTGCTGACCGGTCCATGGAACGTGGAAGCTGTTGAAAAGGCCAAGATCAACCTGGCCATCGACCCAATCCCATCCGCCGGTGGGGAACAAGCTCAGCCATTCGTCGCAGTACAGGGATTCTTCGTCTCCTCGAAGACCGAGAACCTGTTGGCAGCCACCGAATTCCTGACGAACTACATTGGCACCGAACAAGTCCAGACCGACCTCTACGAAGTGGGTAACCGCCCACCAGCAAACAAGGCAGCCTTCGAAGCGGCTAAGTCTGATGAAGTGATTGCCTCCTTCGGTGAAGTTGGCGCCAGCGGCGTGCCAATGCCGAACATTCCAGAAATGGCCGCTGTGTGGGAATTCTGGGGTGTGGCTGAAGCAGAAATCATTGATGGCAAGGCCGATCCAACCAAGCGTTGGAAGCAGATGACCGAGGATATCGAAAAGGCCATCAGCAAGTAG
- a CDS encoding MFS transporter, which yields MSSTVTRTQEERRVLAGTLVGTTIEWYDFFIFAQLTATLLTPLFLAPLGAANPGLAQILSFAMIGISFFFRPLGAIVAGHLGDRYGRKKILVLTLILMGAATALIGVLPTYASIGIAAPILLVLLRVIQGFSAGGEWGGAALMAVEHAPKERRGYFGAYPQIGVPIGMILATGLLYILRVAMSPEAFQTWGWRIPFLLSVALILVGYMIRRAVEESPVFKQLSQRKVAEHTPLRELMAKNSKQVIQAALIFVSNNAAGYLVIAFFISYTTAVLKMPVAPVLLATTLGSVGWLIFTLVGGWLSDKIGRRATFVIGYAIVFVWMIPMFMLVNTGNIVLYAVAIFVLTVGLGLSYGPQSAMYAEMFPAHVRYSGISIGYAIGAILGGAFAATVAQILLETTGSSISIAVYIMALTVISVAAVLWVGETRGRNLHVEEVEGSNEDLRTSL from the coding sequence ATGTCATCAACAGTCACTCGCACCCAGGAAGAGCGCCGGGTACTCGCCGGAACTCTCGTGGGAACCACCATTGAGTGGTACGACTTCTTCATCTTCGCTCAGCTCACCGCAACCCTGCTGACGCCACTGTTCTTGGCGCCTTTGGGAGCGGCAAACCCGGGACTTGCTCAGATTCTTTCCTTCGCGATGATCGGTATCTCATTCTTCTTCCGTCCGCTGGGCGCCATCGTGGCCGGACACCTCGGTGACCGGTACGGACGCAAGAAGATTCTGGTACTCACGCTGATCTTGATGGGTGCGGCCACCGCGCTTATTGGTGTACTTCCTACCTATGCCTCCATCGGGATCGCGGCACCAATTCTGCTGGTCTTGCTTCGTGTAATTCAGGGATTCTCTGCTGGCGGCGAATGGGGCGGCGCAGCACTGATGGCCGTGGAGCACGCTCCCAAGGAACGTCGCGGATACTTTGGTGCCTACCCGCAGATCGGCGTACCGATCGGCATGATCCTGGCCACCGGCCTGCTCTACATCCTTCGCGTAGCAATGTCACCAGAGGCTTTCCAAACCTGGGGCTGGCGCATTCCGTTCCTGCTCTCGGTGGCACTGATCTTGGTGGGTTACATGATCCGCCGTGCAGTGGAAGAATCACCGGTCTTCAAGCAGCTGTCCCAGCGTAAAGTTGCAGAACACACGCCACTGCGTGAACTGATGGCGAAGAACTCCAAGCAGGTAATTCAGGCAGCTCTGATTTTCGTCTCCAACAATGCCGCCGGTTACCTGGTGATCGCGTTCTTCATCTCCTACACCACCGCAGTCTTGAAGATGCCAGTGGCACCGGTGCTCTTGGCGACCACCCTCGGCTCGGTGGGATGGTTGATCTTCACCCTCGTCGGCGGTTGGCTCTCGGATAAGATCGGGCGTCGGGCGACCTTTGTGATCGGCTATGCGATTGTTTTCGTGTGGATGATCCCGATGTTCATGTTGGTCAATACCGGCAATATCGTGCTCTACGCGGTGGCGATCTTCGTACTGACCGTTGGACTGGGATTGTCCTACGGTCCGCAGTCGGCTATGTATGCAGAAATGTTCCCGGCTCACGTACGCTACTCGGGTATTTCAATCGGTTACGCCATCGGCGCCATCCTTGGCGGTGCTTTCGCCGCGACCGTGGCCCAGATCTTGCTAGAAACCACTGGTTCATCGATCTCGATCGCCGTCTACATCATGGCGCTAACTGTCATTTCGGTGGCAGCGGTGCTGTGGGTTGGCGAAACTCGCGGACGAAACCTACACGTTGAAGAAGTTGAAGGAAGCAACGAAGACTTGCGGACTTCACTGTAG
- a CDS encoding glycoside hydrolase family 13 protein, which yields MTQTRSEADNPLQTEDSQWWRSSVIYQIYPRSFADSNNDGMGDLRGITQNLESIAQLSVDAIWLSPFFTSPQKDAGYDVADYCDVDPLFGTLEDFDAMVARAHELGLKVIIDLVPNHCSDQHPWFQQALAAAPGSPERDRFIFMDPPAQGHPNNWESVFGGPMWTSTTNPDGSVGQSYLHIFDSSQPDFNWNNTEVRAMFRDVLRFWLDRGTDGFRVDVAHGLIKAEGLPDFTPDPTGASMGGTEELAPWWGQDGVHEIYREWREVMDEYDGERVLCAEAWVSPLSLMAKWVRKDEMHQAFNFPYLSCDYNAPQLRKTIDESLLEFGAVGAPSTWVLSNHDVVRHATRLALTDDNPQGEGIGPNTPNLPDPAVGLRRARSSTALMLALPGGAYLYQGEELGLPEAVDLPDDARQDPTWFRTNGERYGRDGCRVPLPWESDAPAFGFSDNGESWLPQPTDWAPYARDMQVEDPDSTLNLYRRLLQLRKEYDLGTGDLTWNSEEDADVLVFSNGKVLVVANLGTTAQDLPELAQGAQELVRSQPVTGTSSVQIPAETTIWFLLA from the coding sequence ATGACTCAAACTCGCTCAGAAGCTGATAACCCTTTGCAGACCGAAGACTCTCAATGGTGGCGCTCTTCGGTGATCTATCAGATCTACCCACGCTCATTTGCCGATTCCAATAACGACGGCATGGGCGATTTGCGCGGTATCACCCAAAACTTAGAGAGCATCGCCCAACTTTCTGTCGACGCTATTTGGCTCTCCCCCTTCTTCACCTCGCCCCAGAAGGATGCCGGTTACGACGTCGCAGATTACTGCGATGTTGATCCCCTTTTTGGAACGCTCGAAGACTTTGACGCCATGGTTGCCCGTGCCCACGAACTAGGGCTAAAAGTCATTATCGACTTGGTACCCAACCACTGCTCGGACCAGCACCCCTGGTTCCAGCAAGCCCTTGCGGCAGCCCCAGGTTCCCCGGAACGCGACCGGTTTATTTTTATGGATCCACCGGCACAGGGACATCCAAATAACTGGGAATCAGTCTTCGGCGGGCCCATGTGGACCTCCACCACCAACCCAGATGGCAGCGTAGGCCAGTCCTACCTGCACATCTTTGATTCATCACAGCCCGACTTCAACTGGAACAACACTGAAGTACGCGCCATGTTCCGCGACGTCCTGCGCTTCTGGCTTGATCGCGGCACCGACGGTTTCCGCGTCGACGTAGCCCACGGTCTGATCAAGGCCGAAGGACTGCCGGACTTTACCCCGGACCCTACGGGCGCCTCGATGGGCGGCACCGAAGAACTTGCCCCTTGGTGGGGTCAAGATGGCGTGCATGAGATCTACCGCGAGTGGCGCGAAGTCATGGATGAATACGACGGCGAGCGCGTCTTGTGCGCCGAAGCCTGGGTGAGTCCCCTGTCACTGATGGCCAAATGGGTGCGTAAAGACGAAATGCATCAGGCCTTCAACTTCCCTTATCTCTCCTGCGATTACAACGCACCACAGCTGCGCAAAACCATTGATGAATCACTGCTCGAATTTGGTGCCGTCGGCGCGCCAAGCACTTGGGTATTGTCGAACCACGACGTGGTGCGACATGCCACTCGTCTGGCATTGACCGATGACAACCCCCAGGGTGAAGGCATTGGTCCCAACACACCAAACCTGCCAGATCCAGCCGTGGGTTTGCGCCGAGCCCGTTCTTCCACCGCGCTCATGCTGGCGTTGCCAGGTGGTGCCTACCTGTACCAGGGTGAAGAGCTCGGCCTCCCCGAGGCCGTCGACCTTCCAGATGATGCTCGTCAGGATCCGACCTGGTTCCGTACCAATGGTGAACGTTATGGACGCGATGGTTGCCGTGTGCCACTGCCATGGGAGAGCGATGCCCCAGCCTTCGGTTTCAGCGACAACGGTGAAAGCTGGTTGCCACAGCCAACCGATTGGGCACCGTACGCCCGCGATATGCAGGTAGAGGATCCCGATTCCACCCTGAACCTCTACCGCCGCCTACTGCAGCTGCGCAAAGAGTATGACCTCGGCACCGGTGACTTGACGTGGAATTCAGAAGAAGATGCTGATGTTCTGGTCTTCAGCAACGGCAAGGTACTCGTCGTTGCCAACCTTGGCACCACCGCGCAGGACCTTCCCGAGCTCGCACAGGGCGCACAAGAATTGGTCCGCAGCCAGCCTGTCACCGGCACATCCTCGGTGCAGATTCCCGCGGAAACCACAATTTGGTTCTTGCTCGCCTAG
- a CDS encoding sugar ABC transporter permease, with protein sequence MSTDTSTTHTTPSFTPIPRPARRTFGKWFATTGWRHLIGVALCIYSAFPLLYVLSASLNPNGTLLSSNGFFSTVGLQSYVDLFQNEQRPFAAWFANTLFIGLTTAAASVFLGALAAYSFSRMRFTGRRVGLVSLLIVQIFPQLLAVVAIFILLTSLGDVFPALGIDNQIALIMVYLGGALGVNTYLMYGFFNTIPVEIDQAAKIDGAGHARIFFTMILRLVAPILAVVGLLSFISSTSDFVLASVVLVSPENQTLAVGLYSYVSEEFTSNWSVFAAGAVLAALPVMALFLFLQKYIVGGLTAGAGK encoded by the coding sequence ATGAGTACCGATACCTCAACCACCCACACGACTCCAAGCTTTACCCCGATCCCACGTCCAGCGCGACGAACCTTCGGCAAGTGGTTCGCCACCACAGGATGGCGGCACCTGATCGGTGTGGCCCTGTGCATCTACTCAGCATTCCCGCTGCTCTACGTGCTCTCGGCATCGTTGAATCCTAACGGCACCCTGCTGTCCTCCAATGGATTCTTCTCCACCGTCGGATTGCAAAGCTACGTTGATCTCTTTCAAAACGAACAGCGTCCCTTTGCTGCATGGTTTGCTAACACCCTGTTCATCGGACTGACTACCGCTGCAGCGTCGGTGTTCCTCGGCGCACTGGCAGCTTATAGTTTTTCGCGCATGCGATTCACCGGACGCCGAGTTGGACTGGTCAGCTTGCTCATCGTGCAGATCTTCCCGCAGCTACTAGCAGTGGTGGCCATCTTCATCCTGCTCACCTCGCTGGGCGATGTTTTCCCTGCCCTAGGAATCGATAACCAGATCGCCTTGATCATGGTGTACCTCGGCGGCGCACTGGGTGTGAACACCTACCTGATGTACGGCTTCTTCAATACCATCCCGGTGGAAATTGACCAGGCAGCAAAGATCGATGGAGCTGGCCACGCACGGATCTTCTTCACCATGATCCTGCGCCTAGTCGCTCCGATTCTTGCAGTGGTCGGACTCTTGTCCTTCATCTCCAGCACCAGTGACTTCGTCTTGGCCTCGGTCGTATTGGTCTCGCCAGAAAACCAGACGCTTGCGGTGGGTCTGTACTCCTACGTCTCAGAAGAGTTCACCTCAAACTGGTCAGTCTTCGCCGCCGGCGCGGTCTTGGCAGCCCTGCCCGTCATGGCGTTGTTCCTTTTCTTGCAGAAGTACATAGTTGGCGGCTTGACCGCTGGTGCTGGCAAGTAA
- a CDS encoding ABC transporter permease subunit — translation MTKTAPEAPPRHSDDPKRKLSPAAQRFANASSTSLGSILIKIILIAIVDATAVFALFTAIGREAWAIATVIAVITVLINVVYFKRGWLPAKYLLPGTIFLLIFQVFVIGYTGYIAFTNYGSGHNSDKADAISSLLQSNQERVEGSPGYPVKLYDGDDGLAMLIERDGQQLIGDENTALSALEPTSLDGYTELNFADLLGRQQEVTSLKVEVSDNPADGTLRTSDGRTAYQYTSSLKYDEAADTMTDQKTGLVYKDTGVGAFTAEDGSQLMPGWSINVGFDNFTRAFTDSSIRGALFSVSIWTFAFAFLSVASTFFLGLFLAIVFNDMRMKGRKIYRVISILPYAFPAFLGGLVWAGMLNKDFGFVNQVLFGGANIPWLTDPWLAKFSVLWVNLWLGFPYMFLVCTGALQSIPQELSEAATIDGAKPFQIFRLIKLPLLLVSVAPLLISSFAFNFNNFNVIYMLTEGGPRLEDAGLNVGATDILISMVYKVAFVGSQRDYGLASAFSIIIFVIVAIISIISFKQTKALEELN, via the coding sequence ATGACTAAGACTGCCCCAGAGGCACCGCCACGTCACAGCGACGACCCGAAACGTAAGCTGTCGCCAGCGGCACAACGTTTCGCCAATGCATCAAGCACAAGCCTCGGCTCCATCCTGATCAAGATCATTCTTATCGCCATCGTGGACGCCACCGCCGTATTTGCCCTCTTCACCGCCATCGGGCGTGAAGCATGGGCCATCGCCACCGTCATTGCGGTGATCACTGTGCTGATCAATGTCGTCTACTTCAAGAGGGGATGGCTTCCGGCCAAGTACTTGCTACCGGGCACCATCTTCTTGTTGATCTTCCAGGTCTTTGTCATTGGCTACACCGGATATATCGCCTTCACCAACTACGGTTCGGGGCATAACTCAGATAAGGCCGACGCGATCTCTTCCTTGTTGCAGTCAAATCAGGAACGTGTTGAAGGCTCACCTGGTTACCCGGTCAAGCTCTATGACGGCGATGACGGTCTGGCCATGCTCATCGAACGTGACGGCCAACAGCTCATTGGTGACGAAAACACCGCGCTGAGTGCACTGGAACCAACCTCCCTTGATGGGTACACCGAACTGAACTTTGCTGATCTGCTCGGCCGCCAGCAAGAAGTCACCTCATTAAAGGTAGAGGTGAGCGATAATCCAGCCGACGGTACCCTACGCACCAGTGATGGTCGCACGGCCTACCAGTACACTTCATCGCTGAAGTACGACGAAGCTGCCGACACCATGACGGATCAAAAGACCGGTTTGGTTTACAAAGATACTGGCGTTGGTGCTTTCACAGCTGAGGACGGATCGCAGCTGATGCCAGGCTGGTCCATCAACGTTGGCTTTGATAACTTCACCCGCGCTTTCACCGATTCCTCGATCCGCGGCGCACTGTTCTCCGTCTCGATCTGGACCTTCGCCTTTGCTTTCCTCTCGGTGGCATCGACCTTCTTCCTCGGACTATTCCTTGCCATTGTCTTTAATGACATGCGCATGAAGGGTCGGAAGATTTACCGAGTCATTTCCATCCTTCCCTACGCCTTCCCAGCCTTCCTCGGTGGATTGGTCTGGGCTGGAATGCTCAACAAAGACTTCGGCTTTGTGAACCAAGTCCTCTTTGGGGGCGCGAATATTCCGTGGCTGACCGACCCATGGCTGGCCAAGTTCTCCGTCCTTTGGGTCAACCTCTGGTTGGGCTTCCCATATATGTTCCTGGTGTGCACCGGTGCCTTGCAATCCATTCCGCAAGAACTCTCTGAAGCAGCAACCATTGATGGTGCAAAGCCTTTCCAGATTTTCCGTCTGATCAAACTTCCGCTGTTGCTCGTTTCCGTGGCGCCACTGCTGATCAGTTCCTTCGCCTTCAACTTCAATAACTTCAACGTGATCTACATGCTCACCGAAGGCGGACCACGACTCGAAGATGCAGGGCTGAATGTCGGCGCGACCGACATCCTGATCTCCATGGTTTACAAGGTCGCCTTCGTCGGCTCCCAACGTGACTATGGTCTGGCCAGCGCGTTCTCCATCATCATCTTTGTGATCGTCGCAATCATCTCAATCATCAGTTTTAAGCAGACCAAGGCTCTGGAGGAGTTGAACTAA
- a CDS encoding LacI family DNA-binding transcriptional regulator, whose translation MAGIKDVAQVAGVSVATVSRALSGRGSVSASAQEAVQRAAAELGYVVSSSASGLASGRTRNVGVLVPVINHWFYASVLEGISRRLMDEGYDTTLYQLTKDRGQREKVFSDFLLRQRVDAVIAVNVELNSEEVQALHALDKPLVGVGGPLPGVPTLHVDDEGISALATEHLISLGHRRIGFIGGNEETDVDFRVPSHRRTGYEQALHDAGIAVDENLCVGADFTMPQAYAVAKQLLGNPASRPTALMAASDEMAIGAILAARDLGMQVPRDLSVIGVDNHDLAEMFGLTTIEQRPHEQGELAVAMLLRAIRGEEPAHAHKVDHRLVVRSSTSRPLDAA comes from the coding sequence GTGGCCGGGATCAAAGATGTCGCTCAAGTAGCCGGAGTCTCGGTAGCAACTGTCTCCCGTGCGCTCTCTGGACGAGGATCGGTTTCTGCTTCAGCGCAGGAGGCCGTGCAACGCGCCGCAGCAGAGTTGGGGTACGTCGTCTCTTCCTCGGCCTCAGGATTGGCTTCAGGTCGCACCCGAAATGTCGGAGTCTTGGTTCCGGTGATCAATCACTGGTTCTATGCCAGCGTGCTGGAAGGAATTTCCCGCCGGCTGATGGACGAAGGTTATGACACCACCTTGTACCAGCTCACCAAGGATCGTGGGCAGCGTGAAAAGGTCTTTTCTGACTTCCTCTTACGTCAACGAGTTGATGCGGTCATCGCCGTGAACGTAGAACTGAACTCCGAAGAAGTCCAAGCCCTGCACGCCTTGGATAAGCCGTTGGTGGGTGTAGGTGGACCACTGCCCGGGGTGCCCACCTTGCACGTTGATGATGAAGGAATTTCAGCGCTCGCCACCGAACACCTCATTTCGCTCGGCCACCGCCGAATTGGATTTATCGGGGGTAACGAGGAAACCGACGTAGACTTCCGCGTCCCAAGTCATCGCCGCACCGGATACGAGCAAGCCCTGCACGATGCAGGAATTGCCGTTGACGAGAACCTTTGTGTAGGCGCGGACTTCACCATGCCTCAGGCCTACGCGGTAGCTAAACAGCTCTTGGGCAATCCGGCAAGCCGCCCTACCGCACTCATGGCAGCCAGCGATGAGATGGCCATCGGCGCAATCCTGGCAGCCCGCGATCTTGGCATGCAGGTCCCCCGCGACCTCTCGGTCATCGGCGTTGATAACCATGACCTTGCAGAAATGTTTGGCTTGACCACCATTGAGCAACGGCCGCACGAACAAGGTGAATTGGCCGTGGCAATGTTGCTTCGTGCCATTCGCGGCGAGGAACCAGCCCACGCGCACAAGGTTGATCACCGCCTGGTGGTCCGCTCCTCAACCTCCCGCCCTCTGGATGCTGCCTAG
- a CDS encoding TetR/AcrR family transcriptional regulator C-terminal domain-containing protein has translation METTPAPTAKRGRGRPRKDSEFISLSKELLGQKALEIAGTEGYSALTMHRLASELGVTPRALYNYVADRGEVINLAMQQFMSLSPTLDFDAEHWKDGVRDAYLATRAAYRSYPRASLLSMDEKVHAVPGPRRTELVERLLKFYVETGLTLKQATSMTRALERDVLGFVLHVDYFYDRRTSDSDYVLNHPVPKPWLDDYPEIPAPYAREALELPEQNSDELFDEVIELRVLAIERLLERNSETSVAED, from the coding sequence ATGGAAACTACACCTGCGCCCACTGCGAAGCGCGGACGCGGGCGCCCCCGCAAGGATTCTGAGTTTATTAGCCTGAGCAAAGAGCTATTGGGTCAAAAGGCTTTGGAGATCGCTGGAACTGAAGGTTACAGCGCCCTGACCATGCACCGCCTAGCCTCCGAACTTGGGGTGACTCCACGCGCCCTGTACAACTATGTGGCTGATCGCGGCGAAGTCATCAATCTTGCCATGCAACAGTTCATGTCCCTTAGCCCCACGCTTGATTTTGATGCTGAGCACTGGAAAGACGGGGTGCGCGATGCGTACCTGGCCACCCGGGCTGCCTATCGTTCCTACCCGCGTGCTTCCCTATTGAGCATGGACGAAAAAGTGCACGCAGTGCCCGGACCACGACGGACTGAACTCGTTGAACGCTTATTGAAGTTCTATGTCGAAACCGGGCTGACACTGAAGCAAGCAACTAGCATGACTCGTGCCCTAGAACGCGATGTGCTCGGCTTCGTGCTGCACGTTGACTACTTTTATGACCGACGGACTTCGGACTCTGACTACGTCCTGAACCATCCGGTGCCTAAGCCGTGGCTAGATGACTATCCTGAAATTCCCGCACCGTACGCACGTGAAGCTCTAGAACTTCCAGAACAGAATAGTGACGAACTATTCGACGAAGTCATCGAATTACGCGTGCTAGCCATTGAACGGCTCCTGGAGCGCAATAGCGAAACTTCGGTGGCTGAAGACTGA